The following are from one region of the Rosistilla carotiformis genome:
- a CDS encoding low molecular weight protein-tyrosine-phosphatase produces MKPCSILFVCMGNICRSPAAEGVMRRLVEAEGLEDRITIDSAGTIGFHTGKAADRRMRAAAQQRGLELTSRARKVTADDLKDFDRVIAMDAENARDLIALHGGSDARIEMLSSYLDDAWPGDVPDPYYGGEEGFEFVLNMLEAACPKILASLTTESS; encoded by the coding sequence TTGAAACCTTGCAGCATCTTGTTTGTATGTATGGGGAATATCTGCCGTTCTCCGGCGGCCGAAGGGGTGATGCGGCGGTTGGTCGAAGCGGAGGGCCTCGAAGACCGGATCACGATCGATTCGGCGGGCACGATCGGCTTTCACACCGGGAAGGCGGCGGATCGCCGGATGCGAGCCGCCGCGCAACAGCGGGGACTTGAGTTGACGAGTCGAGCGCGGAAGGTGACGGCGGATGATCTAAAGGACTTCGATCGTGTCATCGCCATGGATGCCGAGAACGCTCGCGATCTGATCGCTCTCCATGGCGGTTCGGACGCCCGGATCGAAATGCTCAGCAGCTATCTGGATGATGCGTGGCCGGGCGATGTTCCCGACCCCTATTACGGCGGTGAGGAGGGATTTGAATTCGTCTTGAACATGCTTGAGGCCGCTTGTCCGAAAATCCTGGCGTCGTTGACGACGGAATCTAGTTGA
- a CDS encoding aminotransferase-like domain-containing protein, producing MKSFPFTRSDIKRVFQRMNLHNSTHEQLLSPRGTRASEQPISQLMSAALANPGIISLAAGFVDNATLPLEFVSEAAQNVLSDTATGRLALQYGTNNGPQELRQAIAQRNFSNNADDLADRMILTAGSNQLLHLVAECVFDEGDIVLCAAPTYFVFLGLLKDMGVRAFGIEADDQGMIPESLDQGLQQLASNNELHRVKSVYLIPYCDNPGGSTVPESRRHDLIAVMNKWQQQSPILLLVDNAYRDLRYSGEDIPTLTDLGADPELTVESGTFSKNFGPGIRVGWGVMPRWLFDSARRFKSVIDFGSAHLNQQLMLNILKSGRFDEQVQRLQTAYAGKLQVMLEACDTHLAGIPGVEYRRPIGGLYVWLELPPGVDAGSDSPLWKQCIERGVLYVPGEFCYPSEGAAVRKNTIRLSFGVQPESQIRDGIKLLSEAITAVMNPANV from the coding sequence ATGAAATCCTTCCCCTTCACTCGATCCGATATCAAACGAGTTTTTCAGCGAATGAACCTTCACAACTCCACGCACGAGCAACTTCTCAGTCCCCGCGGCACCCGGGCTTCGGAACAACCGATCAGCCAATTGATGTCTGCCGCCTTGGCCAACCCAGGAATCATTTCCTTGGCCGCGGGATTTGTCGACAATGCCACGCTGCCGTTGGAGTTTGTTTCCGAAGCCGCCCAAAACGTGCTCAGCGACACCGCCACCGGGCGGTTGGCGCTGCAATACGGCACCAACAACGGGCCGCAGGAACTTCGCCAAGCGATCGCGCAGCGGAACTTCAGCAACAACGCCGACGATCTGGCCGATCGGATGATCCTGACCGCTGGCAGCAACCAATTGCTGCACCTGGTCGCCGAATGCGTCTTCGACGAAGGGGACATCGTGCTCTGCGCGGCGCCCACCTATTTCGTCTTCTTGGGGCTGTTGAAGGATATGGGCGTCCGCGCCTTTGGTATCGAAGCGGATGACCAAGGGATGATCCCCGAATCGTTGGACCAAGGCTTGCAGCAACTGGCCTCCAACAACGAACTGCACCGGGTCAAATCGGTCTACTTGATTCCGTATTGCGACAACCCGGGCGGCTCGACGGTCCCCGAATCGCGGCGCCACGATCTGATCGCCGTGATGAACAAGTGGCAGCAGCAATCGCCGATCCTGTTGTTGGTCGACAACGCCTATCGCGACTTGCGTTATTCGGGCGAAGACATCCCGACGCTGACCGACCTCGGTGCCGACCCTGAATTAACCGTCGAAAGCGGGACCTTCTCGAAAAACTTCGGCCCCGGAATCCGCGTCGGTTGGGGCGTGATGCCTCGCTGGCTGTTCGATTCGGCCCGCCGCTTCAAATCGGTGATCGATTTTGGTTCGGCTCACCTGAACCAGCAACTGATGCTGAACATTTTGAAATCGGGTCGCTTCGACGAACAGGTCCAGCGACTGCAGACCGCTTATGCGGGCAAACTGCAAGTGATGTTAGAGGCCTGCGATACGCACTTGGCAGGAATCCCAGGCGTCGAATATCGGCGACCGATCGGCGGCCTATACGTCTGGCTGGAACTGCCGCCGGGCGTCGATGCCGGCTCCGATTCGCCACTCTGGAAACAATGTATCGAGCGCGGCGTGTTGTATGTTCCGGGCGAGTTTTGTTACCCAAGCGAAGGAGCCGCGGTGCGGAAGAACACGATCCGACTCAGCTTCGGCGTCCAGCCCGAATCGCAAATCCGCGACGGCATCAAACTGCTCAGCGAAGCGATCACCGCCGTCATGAACCCCGCCAACGTCTAA
- a CDS encoding ComF family protein, whose protein sequence is MAAKTSPQSAVRSGLRDGNAWSRLPLSVANAFLEMVYPPTCTLCGGALLPTRSVQMCDACIDAVRGSCRHWCRRCGMPMEPMRLEERKCNRCGKQKLPFEEVVVLGRYEGAMREAVIAGKKYIHEPLVMALGELLGQQIASRLDPIPEIVTFVPSHWRRRLGRGTVPAATLAKQVGRVLGRPVHTATRCTRGTTKQGKLAADQRARNISNAFAVRRRYHPKGRTYLLIDDVMTTGATLSEVARVLLAAGATRVCVAATARGVGKN, encoded by the coding sequence ATGGCGGCCAAGACGTCGCCGCAGTCCGCGGTGAGGAGCGGTCTGCGCGACGGAAACGCTTGGTCGCGGCTGCCGCTGTCGGTTGCCAACGCCTTTCTCGAAATGGTCTATCCGCCCACCTGCACACTGTGCGGTGGGGCGCTCTTGCCGACGCGGAGCGTCCAAATGTGTGATGCTTGCATCGACGCAGTTCGGGGCAGCTGCCGGCATTGGTGCCGTCGCTGTGGGATGCCGATGGAACCGATGCGGTTGGAGGAGCGGAAGTGCAATCGATGCGGCAAGCAAAAGCTGCCGTTTGAGGAGGTTGTCGTCTTGGGACGCTACGAAGGGGCGATGCGTGAGGCGGTGATCGCTGGGAAAAAATACATTCACGAGCCGTTGGTGATGGCTTTGGGAGAGCTGTTGGGGCAGCAAATCGCGAGTCGATTGGATCCCATCCCCGAAATCGTCACCTTCGTTCCCTCGCATTGGCGACGAAGGCTTGGACGTGGTACGGTGCCAGCGGCAACGTTGGCCAAGCAGGTCGGCCGTGTCTTGGGGCGGCCAGTGCATACAGCAACCCGCTGCACTCGGGGGACGACCAAACAGGGAAAGTTGGCAGCGGATCAACGGGCTCGCAATATTTCCAACGCCTTTGCTGTACGCCGACGTTACCACCCCAAGGGGCGTACTTATTTGCTGATCGACGACGTAATGACGACGGGAGCGACGTTAAGCGAAGTTGCCCGAGTGTTGTTGGCGGCTGGTGCGACGCGAGTTTGCGTTGCGGCCACTGCGCGCGGCGTGGGAAAAAACTAA
- a CDS encoding DUF502 domain-containing protein yields MNPSNTDELSPAGSPSTATTFRRAILHGLGIVMPPLLTILLFVWAWNTTENYVLSPLESGIRNVLVWKMQDIHDTKPAGGDYVADSTGKKFLPSYVVAYVDQNLHRLGPYEPVPQTALAYWHRYVQLVYLPRTVVVPFFLLMFLILLYFLGRMFANGIGRFFVRAMDRFIGRVPVVSNVYSSVKQVTDFVFSERDIEFNRVVAVEYPRKGIWSIGFVTGQSMADISAAANEPVLSVLMPTSPMPVTGFTVTVRKSEAVDLDLTIDQAIQFIVSCGVVVPAKQQQAFSRLQLNLPGTGKEASNATPTGGGDTAGPSALTD; encoded by the coding sequence ATGAACCCTTCGAACACTGACGAGCTATCGCCAGCGGGATCGCCGAGCACCGCGACCACCTTTCGCCGCGCAATCTTGCACGGCTTGGGAATCGTCATGCCGCCGTTGTTGACGATTTTGCTGTTCGTGTGGGCTTGGAACACGACCGAAAATTACGTCCTCTCACCGCTGGAATCGGGAATTCGGAATGTCCTGGTCTGGAAGATGCAGGACATCCACGATACCAAGCCCGCGGGGGGCGATTATGTCGCCGATTCGACGGGAAAGAAGTTTCTGCCCAGTTATGTCGTCGCTTATGTCGACCAAAACCTGCATCGCTTGGGCCCCTACGAACCGGTGCCGCAGACGGCGTTGGCGTATTGGCATCGCTACGTCCAATTGGTCTACCTGCCGCGTACGGTGGTCGTCCCGTTTTTCTTGTTAATGTTCCTGATCCTGCTGTATTTCCTGGGAAGGATGTTTGCTAACGGGATCGGGCGATTTTTTGTCCGCGCGATGGATCGGTTTATCGGCCGCGTGCCGGTCGTCAGCAACGTCTATTCGTCGGTCAAACAGGTCACCGATTTTGTCTTCAGCGAACGGGACATCGAATTCAACCGCGTCGTCGCCGTCGAATACCCACGCAAAGGGATTTGGTCGATCGGATTTGTGACCGGTCAGAGTATGGCGGATATCAGCGCGGCGGCGAACGAGCCGGTGCTGAGCGTTTTGATGCCGACCTCGCCGATGCCGGTGACAGGGTTTACTGTCACGGTGCGTAAGAGCGAAGCTGTCGATTTGGACCTGACGATCGATCAAGCGATTCAATTTATCGTCAGCTGTGGCGTCGTCGTTCCGGCGAAACAGCAGCAAGCGTTCAGCCGTCTGCAGTTGAATTTGCCAGGCACGGGGAAAGAGGCATCCAACGCGACACCAACCGGAGGTGGCGACACGGCCGGCCCCTCTGCGTTGACCGATTGA
- a CDS encoding carbon starvation CstA family protein has product MTTLLIALGTMVAYLIAYNTYGRWLARKIFQLDDNAVVPSVELNDDRDFVPTDRSVLFGHHFTSIAGTGPIVGPAIAVMWGWLPALVWVLLGSILVGAVHDFGALVVSIRSKGQTVGDVAGRVLNRRVRLLFLLILFMALTIVLAIFGLVIAAVFKQYPASIIPCLVQIPIAMAIGVWLHRKNVHLLLPSLIALIAMYSTLIYGNSGVLGTLNQSMAEWSVITWVLILLVYSYVASVLPVWMLLQPRDYINSLQLITALGLIVVGLGVAGLFGGAPLSEGGDRVPLEISAPAVRANPEGAPAVIPFLFITIACGACSGFHCLVSSGTSSKQIKCETDAQFVGYGSMLTEGFLATLVILACVAGIGLGVTEKMSGGPVVTGAAAYEARYQSWQSAQGLGAKVGAFVDGSANFLKALSIPPAIAIALMGVLVASFAGTTLDTACRLQRYVVQELAATFVRGSGAEDVAVSANPMTWLTNKHGATIFAITLALAIAALPAPGAEMTLANAGKGGLILWPLFGATNQLLAGLAFLVISFFLWRRRIPVWFVVIPMVMMLIMPAWAMLIELPGWLNPPEGQSPNWVVIVIGCATLVLEAWMIVEAIILWPTVRGIVEEAAVAKPSS; this is encoded by the coding sequence ATGACGACTCTATTGATAGCGTTGGGCACGATGGTGGCCTATCTGATCGCTTACAACACCTACGGGCGTTGGTTGGCGCGGAAGATTTTCCAGTTGGACGACAATGCGGTCGTCCCCAGCGTGGAATTAAACGACGACCGCGATTTTGTTCCGACGGATCGTTCGGTGCTGTTTGGCCATCACTTTACGTCGATCGCTGGGACCGGCCCCATTGTGGGTCCTGCGATCGCTGTCATGTGGGGTTGGTTGCCGGCTCTGGTTTGGGTTTTACTTGGATCGATCCTTGTCGGTGCGGTGCACGATTTTGGCGCCCTGGTCGTCTCGATTCGCAGCAAGGGTCAGACCGTGGGCGACGTCGCCGGTCGGGTGCTGAATCGCCGCGTCCGGTTGTTGTTCCTGCTGATTCTGTTCATGGCGCTGACGATCGTGTTGGCGATCTTTGGTTTGGTGATCGCCGCGGTCTTCAAACAGTACCCTGCATCGATCATTCCCTGCTTGGTGCAGATCCCGATCGCGATGGCGATCGGCGTGTGGTTGCATCGCAAGAACGTGCATCTGTTGCTGCCATCGTTGATTGCGTTGATCGCGATGTACTCGACGTTGATCTACGGGAACTCAGGCGTCTTGGGGACACTGAACCAATCGATGGCCGAATGGTCGGTGATCACGTGGGTGTTGATCCTGTTGGTCTATTCGTATGTCGCGTCGGTGCTTCCGGTTTGGATGTTATTGCAGCCGCGCGACTACATTAATTCGTTGCAGCTGATCACCGCCCTTGGCTTAATTGTGGTGGGACTTGGCGTGGCCGGTTTGTTTGGTGGAGCCCCGTTGTCCGAAGGAGGCGATCGGGTGCCGTTGGAGATCTCAGCACCGGCGGTTCGGGCGAATCCAGAGGGAGCGCCGGCGGTGATCCCATTCCTGTTCATCACGATCGCCTGCGGGGCGTGCAGTGGATTCCATTGCTTGGTCTCGTCGGGAACGTCCAGCAAGCAGATCAAATGTGAGACCGACGCGCAGTTCGTTGGCTACGGTTCGATGTTGACCGAAGGTTTTTTAGCGACGCTTGTGATTTTGGCTTGCGTGGCGGGCATCGGATTAGGTGTCACCGAGAAGATGAGTGGCGGTCCGGTCGTAACCGGCGCGGCCGCTTACGAAGCCCGTTACCAGTCGTGGCAATCGGCTCAAGGTTTGGGAGCGAAGGTGGGCGCATTCGTCGACGGCTCGGCCAACTTTCTCAAAGCGTTGTCGATCCCGCCAGCGATCGCGATCGCGCTGATGGGCGTCTTGGTCGCGTCGTTTGCGGGCACGACGTTGGATACGGCGTGTCGCTTGCAACGCTATGTCGTGCAGGAGCTGGCCGCGACGTTTGTCCGCGGATCGGGGGCTGAGGATGTTGCGGTGTCGGCGAATCCGATGACCTGGTTAACCAATAAACACGGGGCCACGATTTTTGCGATCACCCTGGCCCTGGCGATCGCGGCGTTGCCAGCGCCCGGAGCCGAGATGACGCTGGCCAACGCGGGCAAAGGCGGCCTGATTTTGTGGCCGCTGTTTGGAGCGACCAATCAATTACTGGCTGGCCTCGCGTTCTTAGTGATCTCGTTCTTCCTGTGGCGTCGCCGAATTCCGGTTTGGTTCGTTGTGATCCCGATGGTCATGATGTTGATCATGCCGGCTTGGGCAATGCTGATCGAACTGCCAGGTTGGTTGAACCCTCCCGAAGGGCAATCGCCCAATTGGGTCGTGATCGTGATCGGCTGTGCGACGTTGGTTTTGGAGGCTTGGATGATTGTCGAAGCGATCATCTTGTGGCCGACGGTGCGTGGAATTGTCGAAGAGGCGGCCGTTGCCAAGCCATCGTCTTAG
- a CDS encoding DUF6384 family protein, translated as MTASQNASSNAPQEATDPRLAGRAGASASADVSTDEAAALSLPEMLRVLEVARQMREDRQTAEVALRRDEVRTEIRRKLIESAKVTGEQVSDAEVDAAIEQYFDTMHVLKEPKFGLESMLAHAYVLRRRVAAGAAAVTVALALTWYAFMSPWAPLSPTVRAERAAAVQVEQSQVLLQQITSISVDQDATAEASRLMAEVQAAGAANPSVAAAAHQRLNQLWEQMQTQYEVHIVSGGSEMSAFERDFSDDQGTRQAGYYVVVEMRSPEGRVLRQTIRNAETGKQQLVARWAERVPKDVYERLRDDKVSDGVLNETLFAVKRRGETQEQVQIPTRSGEKLQRSAQITNW; from the coding sequence ATGACCGCATCACAAAACGCATCTTCGAACGCTCCTCAGGAAGCGACCGATCCACGGCTCGCCGGTCGTGCCGGCGCGTCGGCATCGGCGGACGTTTCGACCGACGAGGCCGCGGCGCTCTCGTTGCCCGAGATGCTTCGCGTTCTGGAAGTTGCCCGTCAGATGCGCGAGGATCGGCAGACAGCCGAAGTGGCGCTGCGTCGCGATGAGGTGCGGACCGAGATTCGACGCAAATTGATCGAATCGGCCAAGGTGACCGGAGAACAGGTTAGCGACGCGGAGGTCGATGCGGCGATCGAACAGTACTTTGACACGATGCATGTGTTGAAGGAGCCGAAGTTCGGCCTGGAATCGATGTTGGCTCACGCGTATGTGCTGCGGCGACGCGTGGCCGCGGGCGCTGCGGCGGTGACGGTGGCGTTGGCCCTCACATGGTATGCGTTCATGTCTCCTTGGGCGCCGTTGAGTCCGACGGTGAGGGCGGAGCGGGCAGCAGCGGTTCAGGTGGAGCAATCGCAAGTCCTCTTGCAACAAATCACTTCGATTTCGGTCGATCAGGACGCGACGGCTGAAGCCTCGCGGTTGATGGCCGAAGTGCAAGCCGCCGGCGCGGCCAACCCCTCGGTGGCCGCTGCGGCCCACCAGCGGCTGAATCAATTGTGGGAACAGATGCAAACCCAGTACGAAGTCCATATCGTTTCGGGTGGCAGCGAGATGTCGGCTTTTGAACGCGATTTTTCGGATGACCAAGGGACACGTCAGGCTGGTTATTACGTGGTCGTCGAGATGCGTTCTCCCGAGGGGCGAGTGCTGCGGCAAACGATTCGCAATGCGGAAACCGGCAAACAACAGTTGGTGGCTCGGTGGGCTGAACGCGTTCCCAAAGATGTCTACGAGCGATTGCGGGACGACAAAGTGTCCGATGGCGTGTTGAACGAAACCTTGTTTGCGGTGAAGCGTCGCGGGGAGACCCAAGAGCAGGTTCAGATCCCGACCCGCAGCGGCGAAAAGCTGCAGCGGTCCGCTCAGATTACCAATTGGTAG
- a CDS encoding coiled-coil domain-containing protein produces the protein MPTSGSEVLREISLAIQNAKRQRDALQSQQRELLQQSDALVRERGKTLVELAENYLPELSQETVRQVWREIQPAIRDVLLRKEMRQRELEEEHERLESTQAQLRHDLETLNHKLETVCGQRDTLSKQLSEQLAGDPAFQQLTDQAAVAEINLQRAESSLDEVEHDVIAKLPAYQRSRLFQYLHKRKMGTPQYTARGWRRRMDRWVSGLIDYPKARKSYEFLSEVPEKMRELIAERRNSLNQLLDRLERAQQKVSAELGLDKVLDQIHSREAQRDDLLQQLEQTVVKTHETGAEIDKLLDSEGPFYAEAVEHYRRLLDQTQTLTLEQRAAQSPDPVDDQLVARLKHLDEEIRRFQQSADSRRQQLKEAEDLAEAIHYLAQQFQRARFDDSRSYFDDQLNIRESLQRLIDGRERPDLLWQHIRRHQHTAPNWYEENSRRVANAANSPMGQILLQTMAHAAGAALRESARRAGSRRMSYPTSSTRKTSRPSMPTPRRSGFSTRRGF, from the coding sequence ATGCCAACATCCGGTTCCGAAGTGCTTCGCGAGATCTCGCTTGCGATTCAGAATGCCAAACGCCAACGCGATGCGTTGCAATCCCAACAACGCGAGCTCTTGCAGCAATCGGATGCCTTGGTCCGTGAACGCGGGAAGACGTTGGTTGAACTGGCGGAAAACTATCTTCCCGAACTCAGTCAGGAAACGGTTCGGCAGGTCTGGCGCGAGATCCAGCCTGCGATCCGGGATGTGCTGCTGCGGAAAGAGATGCGGCAACGCGAGTTGGAGGAGGAGCACGAACGTTTGGAATCGACGCAGGCTCAATTGCGGCACGATCTGGAGACGCTCAATCACAAACTCGAAACCGTCTGCGGCCAACGCGATACGCTCAGCAAACAGCTCAGCGAACAACTTGCCGGCGATCCCGCTTTCCAACAGCTGACCGATCAAGCAGCGGTGGCGGAGATCAACCTGCAGCGTGCCGAATCGAGCTTGGACGAAGTCGAGCACGATGTGATCGCCAAGCTGCCGGCGTATCAACGCAGTCGGTTGTTTCAGTATCTGCACAAACGAAAGATGGGAACGCCGCAGTACACCGCGCGGGGATGGCGACGGCGGATGGATCGTTGGGTCAGCGGACTGATCGATTATCCGAAGGCGCGGAAGAGCTACGAGTTCTTGAGCGAGGTGCCCGAGAAGATGCGGGAATTGATCGCCGAACGTCGCAATTCGCTGAACCAGTTGTTGGATCGGTTGGAGCGGGCGCAGCAGAAGGTGTCGGCGGAGCTGGGGCTCGATAAGGTGCTGGATCAGATTCACTCCCGCGAAGCCCAACGCGATGACCTTCTGCAGCAGTTGGAACAGACGGTCGTGAAGACCCACGAAACCGGAGCCGAAATCGACAAGTTGTTGGATAGCGAGGGGCCGTTCTACGCCGAGGCGGTCGAACATTACCGGCGTTTGTTGGATCAAACCCAAACGCTGACCTTGGAGCAGCGGGCGGCTCAGTCTCCCGATCCGGTCGACGATCAATTGGTCGCGCGGCTGAAACATTTGGACGAAGAGATTCGCCGGTTCCAGCAATCCGCCGATTCCCGCCGCCAACAGCTCAAAGAGGCCGAAGACCTGGCCGAAGCGATCCACTATCTGGCCCAGCAGTTTCAGCGGGCTCGGTTCGATGATTCGCGCAGCTACTTCGACGACCAATTGAACATTCGTGAATCGCTGCAACGATTGATCGATGGCCGCGAACGCCCCGATCTCCTGTGGCAACACATCCGCCGCCATCAACACACGGCGCCGAACTGGTACGAGGAGAATTCGCGCCGGGTCGCCAACGCCGCGAATTCGCCGATGGGGCAGATTTTGCTGCAAACGATGGCGCACGCGGCGGGAGCTGCGCTGCGTGAAAGCGCTCGTCGCGCCGGTTCGCGACGGATGAGTTATCCAACCTCATCGACGCGAAAGACGAGCCGACCAAGTATGCCCACACCGCGACGCTCCGGATTTAGCACTCGGAGAGGGTTTTAG